The following proteins are co-located in the Primulina tabacum isolate GXHZ01 chromosome 11, ASM2559414v2, whole genome shotgun sequence genome:
- the LOC142519916 gene encoding uncharacterized protein LOC142519916 codes for MHGIHGAEDESYDTLRWYCGAIKETNPGSIVECEIDHCSNEFKRLFICFNACATGFIHGCRPLVFLDGTHIKNKYKGNILVVVAKDANDDLFTLAYSVVDAENDDNWGWFCFQLKGTLLSHHCTRFDQFTFFSDRHTGIIKVVELMFPSSYHAYCLSHLVDNFVNKVMRKYTFHNKKYWSSVFKKTAYAPSRQEFDQHINNIIKSMPIARDFIVRSSPESWANAWFPGNR; via the exons ATGCATGGCATTCATGGTGCTGAGGATGAGTCTTATGATACactgagatggtattgtggtgcTATCAAAGAAACTAATCCCGGAAGTATTGTTGAGTGTGAAATTGATCATTGCAGTAATGAATTTAAACGGTTATTCATCTGTTTCAATGCATGTGCAACTGGTTTTATCCATGGATGTAGGCCCTTGGTTTTCTTGGATGGCACTCACataaagaataaatacaagGGAAATATTTTGGTGGTTGTTGCTAAGGATGCTAACGATGATCTTTTCACATTAGCATACTCAGTCGTGGATGCTGAAAATGATGATAATTGGGGGTGGTTTTGTTTCCAACTTAAAGGTACTTTGCTTTCGCATCACTGTACCAGATTTGACCAGTTCACCTTTTTCTCAGATAGGCATACCGGAATAATCAAGGTTGTTGAGTTAATGTTCCCAAGTAGTTATCATGCTTACTGTCTGAGTCATTTGGTAGATAATTTTGTGAATAAG GTCATGCGGAAATACACATTTCACAACAAGAAGTATTGGTCATCAGTTTTCAAGAAAACCGCATATGCCCCATCAAGACAGGAGTTTGATCAACATATTAACAATATAATAAAGTCAATGCCAATTGCTAGAGACTTCATAGTGAGATCGTCTCCAGAAAGTTGGGCAAATGCATGGTTTCCGGGAAATCGGTGA
- the LOC142519850 gene encoding uncharacterized protein LOC142519850 yields MVCSANSCSWRIYASRHKSDNLFGIRKCNLIHTCGDDNLRSRGHPKVDAAWVSNVVMERLRGEPSCRPCMMLKDIQRDYVVELNYHKVWKDKELAMHDIHGAQDEFYDRLRWYCGAIKETNPGSIVEFEIDHCSNKFKRLFICFNACATGFIRGCRPLVFLDDTHIKNKYKGNILVAVAKDANDDLFTLAYSVVDAENDDNWGWFCFQLKRALLSHHCTRFDQFTFFSDRHTGIIKAVELMFPSSYHAYCLRHLVDNFVNKVMRK; encoded by the exons ATGGTCTGTAGTGCAAACAGTTGTTCTTGGAGAATTTATGCTTCAAGACACAAATCTGACAATCTTTTTGGAATCAGAAAATGTAATCTAATACATACGTGTGGTGATGACAATCTTCGTAGTAGAGGACATCCTAAAGTTGATGCTGCATGGGTTTCCAATGTTGTGATGGAGAGATTAAGGGGAGAACCATCATGTCGACCATGTATGATGTTGAAAGATATCCAAAGGGATTATGTGGTCGAGCTCAATTACCACAAGGTTTGGAAAGATAAGGAATTGGCTATGCATGACATTCATGGTGCACAAGATGAGTTTTATGATAGactgagatggtattgtggtgcTATCAAAGAAACTAATCCCGGAAGTATTGTTGAGTTTGAAATTGATCATTGCAGTAATAAATTTAAACGGCTATTCATCTGTTTCAATGCATGTGCAACTGGTTTTATCCGTGGATGTAGGCCCTTGGTTTTCTTGGATGACACTCACataaagaataaatacaagGGAAATATTTTGGTTGCTGTTGCTAAGGATGCTAACGATGATCTTTTCACATTAGCATATTCAGTCGTGGATGCTGAAAATGATGATAATTGGGGGTGGTTTTGTTTCCAACTTAAACGTGCTTTGCTTTCGCATCACTGTACCAGATTTGACCAGTTCACTTTTTTCTCAGATAGGCATACCGGGATAATCAAGGCTGTTGAGTTAATGTTCCCAAGTAGTTATCATGCTTACTGTCTGCGTCATTTGGTAGATAATTTTGTGAATAAG GTCATGCGTAAATAA
- the LOC142519917 gene encoding uncharacterized protein LOC142519917 — MMAWVYEKVPFLGVISGSPRTYPRLFKWCESKIPLKVEEAEALLKRITCTKEFDIIPFGEELELFDQREENVKVSSKMKDAETTYKIKRLEKLVEDQFNEIQMLKQMCCQSDGMVTKNVVGGRVDCEVNVGKKDDTNVSFEDFDIDLGGYNGFHNIDVVQNVIKGDGVGLTEVDVEVNKVHTKESSREIIDESNDVNCVSGSQKDTVSNVISSIVKNVSG, encoded by the exons ATGATG GCTTGGGTGTACGAAAAAGTTCCTTTCTTAGGAGTAATATCCGGATCCCCGCGTACATATCCCCGTTTGTTCAAGTGGTGTGAAAGCAAGATTCCGTTAAAAGTTGAAGAAGCGGAGGCTTTGCTCAAAAGAATCACTTGTACGAAG gagtttgacatcattccaTTTGGTGAGGAATTGGAACTATTTGATCAGAGGGAGGAAAATGTAAAG GTGTCGTCTAAAATGAAGGATGCAGAAACAACGTACAAAATTAAGAGATTGGAAAAACTTGTTGAAGACCAATTCAACGAGATTCAAATGCTTAAACAAATGTGTTGTCAATCTGATGGAATGGTGACAAAAAATGTTGTTGGTGGTCGGGTAGATTGTGAGGTGAATGTTGGAAAAAAAGACGATACGAATGTTTCGTTTGAAGATTTTGACATCGATTTAGGTGGatacaatggattccataatattGATGTCGTTCAAAATGTGATTAAAGGCGATGGTGTTGGTTTAACTGAGGTGGATGTGGAAGTAAATAAGGTTCACACAAAGGAGTCTTCGAGAGAGATAATAGATGAAAGTAATGATGTTAATTGTGTATCTGGCTCACAAAAGGACACAGTTAGTAATGTTATATCTTCAATTGTGAAGAATGTGTCTGGCTAA